The Streptomyces sp. NBC_00691 genome has a segment encoding these proteins:
- a CDS encoding AI-2E family transporter, with protein sequence MQTSSPLLPEPARRVAAWCVVLLLAAGVAAVGIWLCVVFETVVTPVLLAILGTALLGPLYRRLLRMKVRKSFAAALTVVAVLAVVGGATYIVVAALIETGDQIIASLRQAATDIAEHLGPAGTSLDDLAKNAEGLLKQFGGTAASGVLTGLSVVGGMLATAALSLVLIFFFLRDSDRAAGALRALVPRATGDLVEAMARRAFEAVEGFMRGTTFVALVDAILIGLGLVVLDVPGAVGLAALVFVTAYIPYLGAFLSGAIAVLVALADRGFAIALWVLGIVLAVQMIEGYLLQPMVQSRTVQMHPAAVMLAITAGASVAGILGMLLAVPLTAAATGILGELRTRYGAPRASPEDPSGTAGTG encoded by the coding sequence GTGCAGACGTCGTCCCCGCTCCTCCCCGAACCCGCCCGCCGGGTCGCCGCCTGGTGCGTCGTCCTGCTCCTCGCCGCCGGGGTCGCCGCCGTCGGCATCTGGCTCTGCGTCGTCTTCGAGACCGTCGTCACCCCCGTCCTGCTCGCGATCCTCGGCACCGCCCTCCTCGGGCCCCTCTACCGGCGCCTGCTCCGGATGAAGGTCCGGAAGTCGTTCGCCGCCGCGCTCACCGTCGTCGCCGTCCTCGCGGTCGTCGGCGGAGCCACGTACATCGTCGTCGCCGCGCTCATCGAGACCGGCGACCAGATCATCGCCTCGCTCCGGCAGGCCGCCACCGACATCGCCGAGCACCTCGGCCCGGCCGGGACCTCCCTCGACGACCTCGCCAAGAACGCCGAGGGCCTCCTGAAACAGTTCGGCGGAACGGCCGCGTCGGGCGTGCTCACGGGACTCAGCGTCGTCGGCGGGATGCTCGCCACCGCCGCCCTCTCCCTGGTCCTGATCTTCTTCTTCCTGCGGGACTCGGACCGGGCCGCCGGCGCGCTGCGCGCCCTCGTGCCCCGCGCCACCGGCGACCTCGTCGAGGCCATGGCGCGCCGCGCCTTCGAGGCCGTCGAGGGCTTCATGCGCGGGACGACCTTCGTCGCCCTCGTCGACGCGATCCTCATCGGCCTCGGCCTCGTCGTCCTCGACGTACCCGGCGCGGTGGGGCTCGCCGCGCTCGTCTTCGTCACCGCCTACATCCCGTACCTCGGCGCCTTCCTCTCCGGCGCGATCGCCGTCCTCGTCGCGCTCGCGGACCGGGGTTTCGCCATCGCGCTGTGGGTGCTCGGCATCGTCCTGGCCGTCCAGATGATCGAGGGCTACCTGCTCCAGCCGATGGTGCAGAGCCGGACCGTGCAGATGCACCCGGCCGCGGTGATGCTGGCGATCACGGCCGGGGCATCCGTCGCGGGCATCCTCGGGATGCTGCTCGCCGTCCCCCTGACGGCCGCGGCGACGGGGATCCTCGGCGAACTGCGGACGCGGTACGGGGCTCCCCGGGCCTCCCCCGAGGACCCTTCGGGCACCGCGGGCACTGGCTAG
- a CDS encoding acyl-CoA dehydrogenase, giving the protein MGHYKSNLRDIEFNLFEVLGRDKVYGSGPFEEMDVETARSILDEIRRLAENELAESFTDADRNPPVFDPETNTAPVPATFKKSYNAFMESEYWRLGIPEEIGGTVSPRSLIWAYAELLLGSNPAIWMYSSGPAFAGILYNEGNEAQKKVAQIAVEKRWGSTMVLTEPDAGSDVGAGRTKATQQEDGSWHIEGVKRFITSGEHDMEENILHYVLARPEGAGPGTKGLSLFLVPKFEFDWETGELGERNGVYATNVEHKMGLKASNTCEMTFGDQHPAKGWLIGDKHDGIRQMFLIIEFARMMVGTKAISTLSTGYLNALEYAKERVQGTDLANFMDKAAPKVTITHHPDVRRSLMTQKAYAEGMRSLVLYTASVQDEIAIKEAAGEDVKALHGLNDLLLPIVKGYGSEKGYEQLAQSLQTFGGSGFLQEYPIEQYIRDAKIDTLYEGTTAIQGQDFFFRKIVRDQGASLNALSEEIKKFLAVGTGGEDLAVARDALAKAAVDLESIVGTMITDLTATGEDVKNIYKVGLNTTRLLLASGDVVVGYLLLKGASVAAEKLAAGATGKDVAFYQGKIAAAKFFAANILPGVSAERALAEAVDGSLMDLDEAAF; this is encoded by the coding sequence ATGGGGCACTACAAGTCGAATCTCCGCGACATCGAGTTCAACCTCTTCGAGGTCCTCGGCCGCGACAAGGTGTACGGCTCCGGGCCGTTCGAGGAGATGGACGTCGAGACCGCCAGGAGCATCCTCGACGAGATCCGCCGCCTCGCCGAGAACGAGCTCGCGGAGTCCTTCACCGACGCCGACCGCAACCCGCCGGTCTTCGACCCGGAGACCAACACCGCCCCCGTGCCGGCCACCTTCAAGAAGTCGTACAACGCCTTCATGGAGTCCGAGTACTGGCGCCTGGGCATCCCCGAGGAGATCGGTGGCACCGTCTCCCCGCGCTCCCTGATCTGGGCCTACGCGGAGCTGCTGCTCGGCTCGAACCCGGCCATCTGGATGTACTCCTCCGGCCCCGCCTTCGCCGGCATCCTCTACAACGAGGGCAACGAGGCGCAGAAGAAGGTCGCGCAGATCGCCGTCGAGAAGCGCTGGGGCTCCACCATGGTGCTCACCGAGCCCGACGCGGGCTCGGACGTCGGCGCCGGCCGCACCAAGGCCACCCAGCAGGAGGACGGCTCCTGGCACATCGAGGGCGTGAAGCGCTTCATCACGTCCGGTGAGCACGACATGGAGGAGAACATCCTCCACTACGTCCTCGCCCGCCCCGAGGGCGCCGGCCCCGGCACCAAGGGCCTCTCCCTCTTCCTCGTCCCGAAGTTCGAGTTCGACTGGGAGACCGGCGAGCTGGGCGAGCGCAACGGCGTCTACGCCACCAACGTCGAGCACAAGATGGGCCTCAAGGCCTCCAACACGTGCGAGATGACCTTCGGCGACCAGCACCCCGCCAAGGGCTGGCTGATCGGCGACAAGCACGACGGCATCCGCCAGATGTTCCTCATCATCGAGTTCGCCCGCATGATGGTCGGCACGAAGGCGATCTCCACCCTCTCCACGGGCTACCTCAACGCCCTGGAGTACGCCAAGGAGCGCGTCCAGGGCACCGACCTGGCGAACTTCATGGACAAGGCCGCGCCCAAGGTCACCATCACGCACCACCCCGACGTCCGCCGCTCGCTCATGACGCAGAAGGCGTACGCCGAGGGCATGCGCTCCCTCGTCCTCTACACGGCCTCCGTCCAGGACGAGATCGCGATCAAGGAAGCGGCCGGCGAGGACGTCAAGGCCCTGCACGGCCTGAACGACCTGCTGCTCCCGATCGTCAAGGGCTACGGCTCGGAGAAGGGCTACGAGCAGCTCGCGCAGTCGCTCCAGACCTTCGGCGGCTCCGGCTTCCTGCAGGAGTACCCGATCGAGCAGTACATCCGGGACGCCAAGATCGACACCCTCTACGAGGGCACCACGGCCATCCAGGGCCAGGACTTCTTCTTCCGCAAGATCGTCCGCGACCAGGGCGCCTCCCTGAACGCGCTGTCCGAGGAGATCAAGAAGTTCCTCGCGGTCGGCACCGGCGGCGAGGACCTGGCCGTCGCCCGCGACGCGCTGGCCAAGGCCGCCGTCGACCTGGAGAGCATCGTCGGCACGATGATCACCGACCTCACCGCCACCGGCGAGGACGTCAAGAACATCTACAAGGTCGGCCTCAACACCACCCGCCTGCTGCTCGCCTCCGGCGACGTCGTCGTCGGCTACCTGCTCCTCAAGGGCGCGTCCGTCGCCGCCGAGAAGCTCGCCGCGGGCGCCACCGGCAAGGATGTCGCCTTCTACCAGGGCAAGATCGCGGCCGCGAAGTTCTTCGCCGCCAACATCCTGCCGGGCGTGAGCGCCGAGCGCGCCCTCGCCGAGGCCGTCGACGGCTCGCTGATGGACCTGGACGAGGCCGCGTTCTGA
- a CDS encoding MBL fold metallo-hydrolase has protein sequence MDTHKVGSDTTVLADSLEVPGIGHLPINAYVVTAAEPVVVDTGVSLPDRDFVAALGEVVDPADVRWIWLTHPDRDHTGGIFDLLDAAPDARVITTFLGAGEMTTERPLPMDRVYFLNPGQSLDVGDRALHAFRPPLFDNPATVGFYDDRTRFCFSSDCFGGPMPSAEVAESGHASDLKPEDLRRAQLMWATIDSPWAHLVDPAKYRATIEPLREMAPEIVLCTHLPPAVRMLDRLIETIAMVPDSDPFVGPDQAALEQLLASFQPGGPVPA, from the coding sequence ATGGACACCCACAAGGTCGGCAGCGACACCACCGTGCTGGCCGACAGCCTCGAAGTCCCGGGCATCGGGCACCTGCCCATCAACGCCTACGTCGTCACCGCCGCCGAACCCGTCGTCGTCGACACCGGTGTCTCCCTCCCCGACCGTGACTTCGTCGCGGCGCTCGGCGAGGTCGTCGACCCGGCCGACGTCCGCTGGATCTGGCTCACCCATCCCGACCGGGACCACACCGGCGGGATCTTCGACCTCCTCGACGCCGCCCCGGACGCGCGGGTGATCACGACGTTCCTCGGCGCGGGCGAGATGACCACCGAACGCCCGCTGCCCATGGACAGGGTGTACTTCCTCAACCCCGGCCAGTCCCTGGACGTCGGCGACCGCGCCCTGCACGCCTTCCGGCCGCCGCTCTTCGACAACCCCGCCACCGTCGGCTTCTACGACGACCGCACCCGATTCTGCTTCAGCTCCGACTGCTTCGGCGGGCCCATGCCGAGCGCCGAGGTCGCGGAGAGCGGGCACGCGAGCGACCTCAAGCCGGAGGACCTGCGGCGGGCGCAGCTGATGTGGGCGACGATCGACAGCCCGTGGGCGCATCTCGTGGACCCGGCGAAGTACCGGGCGACGATCGAGCCGCTGCGGGAGATGGCCCCGGAGATCGTGCTGTGCACGCATCTGCCGCCGGCCGTGCGGATGCTGGACCGGCTGATCGAGACGATCGCGATGGTCCCGGACTCCGACCCCTTCGTGGGACCCGACCAGGCGGCCCTCGAACAGCTCCTGGCCTCGTTCCAGCCGGGCGGGCCTGTGCCGGCCTAG
- a CDS encoding pirin family protein — protein MPAVTVENPLTLPRVAAQADAAPRPVLAVTTAPTGFEGEGFPVRRAFAGINYQYLDPFIMMDQMGEVEYAPGEPKGTPWHPHRGFETVTYIIDGTFDHQDSQGGGGTITNGDTQWMTAGSGLLHIEAPPESLVVSGGLFHGLQLWVNLPASDKMMAPRYQDIRGGQVQLLTSPDGGALLRVIAGELDGHDGPGITHTPITMIHATLRPGAEITLPWREDFNGLAYVMAGRGSVGAERRPVHTGQTAVFGKGGSLTVRADEKQDGNTPDLEVVLLGGQPIREPMAHYGPFVMNTQAELRQAFEDFQAGRLGTIPAVHGMGE, from the coding sequence ATGCCCGCAGTGACTGTCGAGAACCCGCTCACCCTGCCGCGCGTGGCCGCCCAGGCCGACGCCGCTCCGCGCCCGGTACTCGCCGTGACCACGGCTCCCACGGGCTTCGAGGGCGAAGGCTTCCCGGTCCGCCGCGCCTTCGCGGGGATCAACTACCAGTACCTCGACCCGTTCATCATGATGGACCAGATGGGTGAGGTGGAGTACGCGCCCGGAGAGCCCAAGGGCACGCCCTGGCACCCCCACCGGGGCTTCGAGACCGTCACCTACATCATCGACGGGACCTTCGACCACCAGGACTCCCAGGGCGGCGGCGGCACCATCACCAACGGCGACACCCAGTGGATGACGGCCGGCTCCGGCCTCCTCCACATCGAGGCGCCGCCGGAGTCCCTCGTCGTCAGCGGCGGCCTCTTCCACGGCCTCCAGCTGTGGGTGAACCTGCCCGCGAGCGACAAGATGATGGCCCCCCGCTACCAGGACATCCGCGGCGGCCAGGTCCAGCTGCTCACCTCCCCCGACGGCGGCGCGCTGCTCCGCGTCATCGCGGGCGAGCTGGACGGCCACGACGGGCCGGGCATCACCCACACCCCGATCACGATGATCCACGCGACCCTGCGGCCGGGTGCCGAGATCACCCTGCCGTGGCGCGAGGACTTCAACGGCCTCGCGTACGTCATGGCGGGCCGCGGCAGCGTGGGCGCGGAGCGGCGCCCGGTCCACACGGGCCAGACCGCCGTCTTCGGCAAGGGCGGCTCGCTGACCGTCCGCGCCGACGAGAAGCAGGACGGGAACACCCCGGACCTGGAGGTCGTGCTCCTCGGCGGACAGCCGATCCGTGAGCCGATGGCCCACTACGGCCCGTTCGTCATGAACACCCAGGCCGAACTCCGCCAGGCCTTCGAGGACTTCCAGGCGGGCCGGCTCGGCACGATCCCGGCGGTGCACGGGATGGGCGAGTAG
- a CDS encoding YciI family protein, with protein MEFLFYHRDRIGSLPLREALLETHWAYMDQYAEEMIARGPTFGEDGETPSGSVHILDLPDALAARAFAFDEPTYQAGVYRDVLLRRWRNVLGRTMWDFPGGREGGDRFLVIGLGAASPVGRAVDLEAPSDWEDRGDLIAYGPLLSDDGESWLGTAALVRAADPEAASGVLSTSEAYAAVEVHDWQFGGRPS; from the coding sequence ATGGAATTCCTCTTCTACCACCGGGACCGGATCGGCTCCCTGCCGCTGCGCGAGGCGCTGCTGGAGACCCACTGGGCCTATATGGACCAGTACGCCGAGGAGATGATCGCCCGGGGGCCGACGTTCGGCGAGGACGGCGAGACGCCGAGCGGCAGCGTGCACATCCTCGACCTGCCGGATGCCCTCGCCGCCCGTGCGTTCGCGTTCGACGAGCCCACCTATCAGGCCGGTGTCTACCGGGACGTGCTGCTGCGCCGGTGGCGCAACGTCCTGGGCCGCACCATGTGGGACTTCCCCGGCGGGCGGGAGGGCGGTGACCGGTTCCTCGTGATCGGTCTCGGCGCCGCCTCGCCGGTGGGGCGGGCCGTCGACCTGGAGGCTCCGTCGGACTGGGAGGACCGGGGCGACCTGATCGCCTACGGGCCGTTGCTCTCCGACGACGGCGAGAGCTGGCTGGGTACGGCGGCGCTGGTCCGGGCGGCGGATCCGGAGGCGGCGAGCGGCGTCCTGTCGACCTCGGAGGCGTACGCCGCCGTCGAGGTGCACGACTGGCAGTTCGGCGGCCGTCCCTCGTAG
- a CDS encoding alpha/beta hydrolase: MPTWQQLRDVRPGEFSDAADGWGKVSSRANSDKDRVDNGMFARIHDTQKGETATKAGADVQQLSRNYQYLHTECGLIRTALNGLATEITAPQRKLKQALEDAENLGFTVKPDGSVEYPTDSLVLSPGTRTAEHGAPVPLAPGKGEGVGSADANKGKAEDIAERIGDAVREADEIDGRYAAALRRLKADPGLEVSAEDLVDAAADTRALQQAAGRYAAADRIPHDKSAKENADWWNGLSQEQRDEYATLYPASVGALDGIPSSVRDDANRTVFAETRAQIQTDLNRPAPNQYIPNPNGSYPAAVLSPEYKQWQKDQERLKDQLKGSDSIQARFDATGREGLPEAYLLGYDEEGIGRAIIANGNPDTADHTAVYVPGTTTNLNDFDEDIGRMTDMWRETQKWAPGESVSTITWFGYEAPQSVVTDATQKDYAYDGSPKLLRFMDGLETAQGGPDNSHTTVIGHSYGSTVVGDASNKGDLAADDIVAVGSPGMLTGRAEDLDVGKDHVWSEAATSDVVPAGGKVAGLGGYTWGVETWNGVPFNAGYVQTVPSDELFGAHRMDVDTSGHTDYWTRDSESLRNQAKVVAGRYDEVNED; encoded by the coding sequence GTGCCCACCTGGCAGCAACTGCGCGATGTGAGACCCGGCGAGTTCTCGGACGCCGCCGACGGCTGGGGCAAGGTCAGCTCCCGCGCCAACTCGGACAAGGACCGTGTCGACAACGGCATGTTCGCCAGGATCCACGACACGCAGAAGGGCGAGACCGCCACCAAGGCGGGCGCCGACGTCCAGCAGCTCTCCCGCAACTACCAGTACCTGCACACCGAATGCGGACTGATCCGCACGGCGCTCAACGGCCTCGCCACCGAGATCACCGCCCCGCAGAGGAAGTTGAAGCAGGCCCTGGAGGACGCGGAGAACCTCGGGTTCACCGTGAAGCCCGACGGCTCGGTCGAGTACCCGACCGATTCCCTCGTCCTCTCGCCCGGCACCCGCACCGCCGAGCACGGCGCCCCCGTCCCGCTCGCGCCCGGCAAGGGCGAGGGGGTCGGCAGCGCCGACGCCAACAAGGGCAAGGCCGAGGACATCGCCGAGCGCATCGGCGACGCCGTCCGCGAGGCCGACGAGATCGACGGCCGGTACGCCGCCGCCCTGCGCAGGCTCAAGGCCGATCCGGGTCTGGAGGTCAGCGCCGAGGACCTCGTCGACGCCGCCGCCGACACCAGGGCCCTCCAGCAGGCCGCGGGGAGGTACGCCGCCGCCGACAGGATCCCGCACGACAAGTCCGCCAAGGAGAACGCCGACTGGTGGAACGGGCTCAGCCAGGAGCAGCGTGACGAGTACGCCACCCTCTACCCGGCCTCCGTCGGCGCCCTGGACGGCATCCCGTCCTCGGTCCGCGACGACGCCAACCGGACGGTCTTCGCCGAGACCAGGGCGCAGATCCAGACGGACCTGAACAGGCCCGCGCCGAACCAGTACATCCCCAACCCGAACGGCAGCTACCCGGCCGCGGTCCTCAGCCCCGAGTACAAGCAGTGGCAGAAGGACCAGGAGCGGCTGAAGGACCAGCTCAAGGGCAGCGACTCGATCCAGGCCCGCTTCGACGCCACCGGCAGGGAGGGCCTGCCGGAGGCGTACCTCCTCGGCTACGACGAGGAGGGCATCGGCCGGGCGATCATCGCCAACGGCAACCCCGACACCGCCGACCACACCGCCGTGTACGTGCCGGGGACGACGACGAACCTGAACGACTTCGACGAGGACATCGGCCGGATGACCGACATGTGGCGGGAGACCCAGAAGTGGGCGCCGGGTGAGAGCGTCTCGACCATCACCTGGTTCGGCTACGAGGCTCCTCAGTCGGTCGTCACCGACGCCACGCAGAAGGACTACGCGTACGACGGCTCGCCCAAGCTGCTCCGGTTCATGGACGGGCTGGAGACCGCGCAGGGCGGCCCGGACAACAGCCACACGACGGTGATCGGCCACAGCTACGGTTCGACGGTGGTGGGCGACGCCTCCAACAAGGGCGATCTGGCCGCCGACGACATCGTGGCGGTCGGCAGCCCCGGCATGCTCACCGGCAGGGCCGAGGACCTCGATGTCGGCAAGGACCACGTCTGGTCCGAGGCGGCCACGAGCGACGTGGTGCCGGCGGGCGGGAAGGTCGCCGGTCTCGGCGGCTACACCTGGGGCGTCGAGACCTGGAACGGCGTCCCGTTCAACGCCGGGTACGTGCAGACCGTGCCGTCGGACGAGCTGTTCGGGGCGCACCGGATGGACGTGGACACCAGCGGCCACACCGATTACTGGACGCGGGACTCGGAGAGCCTCAGGAACCAGGCCAAGGTCGTGGCGGGCCGATACGACGAGGTGAACGAGGACTGA
- a CDS encoding ATP-binding SpoIIE family protein phosphatase — protein sequence MRTEDVLAAIATGLWRWDNASGIVSLDAEAARLLGLPAVPVRLTESAVRSRFHPVDWNEIDGVVNLAVAEGTLAEARLRIMDEHGRVIRTVRSRSKPLIEANDYQLVGTLQEVAEQVPGTAAHTPITGDWRRSREAFLLDAGRALAEARSTAEVLRVAASLSMPGFSPDGLAVFGVAGDRLTVIGHHGHSEGDEGPFSSMALDTDYPAAEVARTGRAIYLPSPDEYLRRFPVTWPLAQRFGRRSWAFVPLVVAGRTMGAWMAAFKHPVAFTPDERSVLTTVARMLAQALARAGVAESERELSLGLQRTMMPVLGPGIPGIQVAARYVPTGGGLQVGGDWYDMIRLPGGTSRTGGRGAGRIALVIGDVQGHDVRAAGLMGQLRIALRAYAAEGHRPDAVLSRASRFLYGITDGDDGEGEAGPRFATCLYLEVDLENGTVDIARAGHPDPAVRMNDGTVLLRPTAGGLPLGIDPDTDYPTTRLTLEPGETLMICTDGLLETGGHDLDTGWERVRALLESHDGEDLEGLADILVEAVHGPGSHHTTGPLADRREDDIAVLLLSRRPVGTIPEAPRRTLMTIAQAEPERIAAAREQVRQLLHDWRDEDQRDSAVLMVSEMVTNVLVHTDGDALLVAEVACGEKARRLRVEVSDGSDELPHKRHPGEMASSGRGLVLMEMLADAWGVDPRGEGKAIWFELNEPDPGQGRG from the coding sequence ATGCGCACCGAGGACGTCCTGGCCGCGATCGCGACCGGCCTGTGGCGCTGGGACAACGCGTCCGGGATCGTCTCGCTCGACGCCGAGGCCGCCCGGCTGCTCGGGCTGCCCGCGGTACCCGTTCGGCTCACCGAGTCGGCCGTACGCTCGCGTTTTCATCCCGTCGACTGGAACGAGATCGACGGGGTCGTGAACCTCGCCGTCGCCGAGGGGACGCTCGCCGAGGCGCGGCTGCGGATCATGGACGAGCACGGCCGGGTGATCCGTACCGTACGGAGCAGGTCGAAGCCGCTCATCGAGGCGAACGACTACCAGCTGGTCGGCACCCTTCAGGAGGTCGCCGAGCAGGTGCCGGGGACCGCGGCGCACACCCCCATCACGGGTGACTGGCGCCGGTCCCGCGAGGCCTTCCTCCTCGACGCCGGACGGGCGCTCGCGGAGGCCCGGTCGACGGCCGAGGTGCTGCGGGTCGCCGCCTCGCTCTCGATGCCCGGGTTCTCGCCGGACGGGCTCGCCGTCTTCGGGGTGGCGGGCGACCGGCTGACGGTCATCGGCCATCACGGGCACAGCGAGGGCGACGAGGGGCCGTTCTCGTCGATGGCGCTCGACACCGACTACCCGGCGGCGGAGGTCGCGCGGACGGGGCGCGCGATCTATCTGCCGAGCCCCGACGAGTACCTGCGCCGCTTCCCGGTGACCTGGCCGCTCGCGCAGCGCTTCGGCCGCCGTTCCTGGGCCTTCGTGCCGCTGGTCGTCGCCGGCCGCACGATGGGGGCCTGGATGGCGGCCTTCAAGCACCCGGTGGCCTTCACCCCCGATGAGCGGTCGGTGCTGACGACCGTCGCCCGGATGCTCGCCCAGGCCCTCGCACGCGCGGGCGTGGCCGAGTCCGAGCGCGAGCTGTCGCTCGGTCTGCAGCGGACGATGATGCCGGTCCTGGGACCGGGCATCCCCGGCATCCAGGTGGCCGCGCGGTACGTGCCGACCGGCGGCGGGCTCCAGGTCGGCGGGGACTGGTACGACATGATCCGGCTGCCCGGCGGCACCTCCCGCACCGGCGGCCGCGGCGCCGGGCGCATCGCCCTCGTGATCGGCGACGTCCAGGGCCACGACGTACGGGCGGCCGGCCTGATGGGCCAGCTGCGGATCGCCCTGCGCGCGTACGCCGCCGAGGGCCACCGGCCGGACGCCGTCCTCTCCCGCGCCTCGCGTTTCCTGTACGGGATCACCGACGGCGACGACGGGGAGGGCGAGGCCGGCCCGCGCTTCGCCACCTGCCTCTATCTGGAGGTCGACCTGGAGAACGGGACGGTCGACATCGCGCGGGCCGGGCATCCGGACCCGGCGGTACGGATGAACGACGGAACGGTTCTCCTCAGACCCACCGCGGGCGGTCTCCCCCTCGGCATCGACCCCGACACCGATTACCCCACCACCCGGCTCACCCTCGAACCCGGCGAGACCCTGATGATCTGCACCGACGGCCTCCTGGAGACCGGCGGGCACGACCTCGACACCGGCTGGGAGCGGGTCCGCGCGCTCCTGGAGTCCCACGACGGCGAGGACCTGGAGGGACTCGCCGACATCCTCGTGGAGGCCGTCCACGGCCCCGGCTCCCACCACACGACCGGGCCGCTCGCCGACCGCCGCGAGGACGACATCGCCGTCCTGCTGCTCTCCCGCCGGCCCGTCGGCACGATCCCGGAGGCCCCGCGCCGCACGCTGATGACGATCGCCCAGGCCGAGCCGGAGCGGATCGCCGCGGCGCGGGAGCAGGTGCGGCAGCTGCTGCACGACTGGCGGGACGAGGACCAGCGCGACTCGGCGGTCCTCATGGTCTCCGAGATGGTCACCAACGTCCTCGTCCACACGGACGGCGACGCGCTCCTCGTCGCCGAGGTCGCCTGCGGGGAGAAGGCCCGGCGGCTGCGCGTCGAGGTCTCCGACGGGAGCGACGAACTGCCGCACAAGCGCCACCCGGGCGAGATGGCGTCGAGCGGACGCGGCCTGGTCCTGATGGAGATGCTCGCGGACGCGTGGGGCGTCGACCCGCGCGGTGAGGGCAAGGCGATCTGGTTCGAGCTGAACGAACCGGACCCGGGGCAGGGCCGCGGATAG
- a CDS encoding SseB family protein, producing the protein MYGYEQNPGAQQQYAPPQQGGMQGGMQAGMQGGMQGGYGQQPPLYPEPSPPSLADAVRAFTTGTLAPEDFQQIFATSKVYCPRGDNPGFLALHNTQQPVIPMFTSLKELRRYAGKESKYFVITGAEVIDLLPTGYGFVLDMEGDHRMVFDAKAVEQMVDFAMRRMYG; encoded by the coding sequence ATGTACGGCTACGAGCAGAATCCGGGTGCCCAGCAGCAGTACGCCCCGCCGCAGCAGGGCGGCATGCAGGGCGGCATGCAGGCCGGCATGCAGGGGGGAATGCAGGGCGGGTACGGGCAGCAGCCCCCGCTCTACCCGGAGCCCTCGCCGCCCTCCCTCGCCGACGCGGTCCGCGCCTTCACGACGGGTACGCTCGCGCCCGAGGACTTCCAGCAGATCTTCGCGACGTCCAAGGTCTACTGCCCGCGCGGCGACAACCCCGGCTTCCTGGCCCTGCACAACACCCAGCAGCCGGTGATCCCGATGTTCACCTCGCTCAAGGAGCTGCGGCGGTACGCGGGCAAGGAGTCCAAGTACTTCGTGATCACCGGGGCCGAGGTGATCGACCTGCTGCCGACCGGCTACGGCTTCGTGCTCGACATGGAGGGCGACCACCGGATGGTCTTCGACGCGAAGGCCGTGGAGCAGATGGTCGACTTCGCGATGCGCCGGATGTACGGCTGA